A genomic stretch from Coffea arabica cultivar ET-39 chromosome 10c, Coffea Arabica ET-39 HiFi, whole genome shotgun sequence includes:
- the LOC113713904 gene encoding uncharacterized protein, with protein MGSKDVLAEDEELRELQERVGTLSPRVSLVAICEPKTSLLNLDSIRVKVGMDLAIANQAGSVWVLYKSSFDCQTMGESEQHITLRVVSQLLPEEMYFSFVHAKCTGQEREGLWEELLREKQDVKPWFLVGDFNVILSAEEKRGGVPFRQADGVELAQFMSLAGVGDAGYSGSRYTWCNNRQGMARVWKRLDRMLINSAAMRMGSEFTVQHLGRDPSDHAPLLLSAVTRLDGKPSPFRFLNVWTTKSGFMDVVRECWSGSLPGSPLKVLSEKLRKMKHALRHWSRSSFGDIFLETWSPEQKVAEAEIAHDDNPSEELLLQLQEARAPLRNALRVEEEFWKQKARVKWLADGDRNTVFFHSIVTERRRKSVIHRVRRTNGEWVDDEASICNEAVNFFQGLFTEEVGCVSSDMLKVIPRVITAQDNSGLTEIPSMDEVKEVLFSMDGDSAAGPDGFTGSLSTGFYTIQTDKLMQLH; from the exons ATGGGTTCTAAAGATGTCTTGGCAGAAGATGAGGAGCTTCGTGAACTGCAGGAGCGGGTGGGTACTCTGTCTCCAAGAG TGTCGTTGGTCGCGATTTGTGAGCCTAAGACTTCCCTTCTGAACCTGGATTCTATCAGGGTGAAGGTGGGAATGGACTTAGCTATTGCGAATCAGGCAGGTAGTGTTTGGGTTTTGTATAAGTCGTCGTTCGATTGTCAGACAATGGGGGAATCTGAGCAGCACATCACGCTGCGCGTGGTTTCCCAGTTATTGCCTGAGGAGATGTATTTTTCTTTCGTTCATGCAAAGTGCACCGGCCAGGAGAGGGAGGGGCTCTGGGAAGAACTGTTGCGAGAGAAGCAAGATGTTAAGCCATGGTTTCTGGTGGGAGATTTTAACGTAATTTTGTCTGCAGAAGAGAAACGGGGTGGCGTTCCTTTCAGGCAGGCTGATGGGGTGGAGTTAGCACAGTTCATGTCTTTAGCAGGGGTTGGAGATGCTGGCTACTCGGGGTCTAGGTATACTTGGTGCAACAATAGGCAAGGTATGGCCAGGGTTTGGAAACGGTTGGACAGGATGCTGATTAACTCGGCAGCTATGAGGATGGGAAGTGAGTTCACTGTACAGCATTTGGGGAGGGACCCATCGGATCATGCGCCACTCCTATTATCTGCGGTCACGAGATTGGATGGTAAGCCGTCACCTTTCCGATTCTTAAATGTTTGGACAACAAAGTCGGGTTTCATGGATGTGGTTAGAGAGTGTTGGTCTGGATCCCTACCAGGGTCGCCTCTCAAGGTGTTATCGGAGAAGCTCCGAAAGATGAAACATGCGCTTCGCCACTGGTCTAGGAGTTCTTTTGGGGATATATTCTTGGAGACTTGGTCCCCGGAGCAGAAGGTGGCAGAGGCCGAAATAGCCCATGATGACAACCCTTCCGAGGAGTTGCTACTACAATTACAAGAAGCACGCGCTCCGTTGCGGAATGCTTTGAGGGTTGAAGAGGAGTTTTGGAAGCAGAAAGCACGGGTTAAGTGGCTGGCAGATGGTGACCGGAATACGGTTTTCTTTCATTCTATAGTGACGGAAAGACGGAGAAAGTCGGTTATTCATCGAGTTAGGAGGACAAATGGTGAATGGGTGGATGATGAGGCAAGTATTTGTAATGAGGCCGTCAATTTCTTTCAGGGTTTATTTACAGAGGAGGTGGGGTGTGTTTCCAGTGACATGTTGAAGGTCATCCCGAGGGTTATTACTGCTCAGGATAACAGTGGACTGACGGAAATCCCTTCCATGGACGAAGTGAAGGAGGTCTTGTTCTCAATGGATGGGGACAGTGCCGCGGGCCCGGATGGCTTTACAG GTTCACTGTCCACAGGATTTTACACAATTCAGACCGATAAGCTTATGCAACTTCATTAA
- the LOC140015781 gene encoding uncharacterized protein, giving the protein MGGHRYGPWLRAGNTRSSPQKQTTRNEGSSDKRYWRFQEGELIEQDRSRSLLNQSLLESLLSSDKEGHSSQKGREEREKAKEEQGRGASPSVEENKGGTEDCSEDIMNLETRGPGLPLVIQFEEENQSPMAVEVREEDRELEMQNQNQGLVDNEESVGALVTHQESMVTGKVQEAKDKQAKRMFRRLKSPTSSRRALKELNENGASVGSPLTVPHLREVYNLSSPNLVFLSETKNRKHVIDRLTRVLRCNGNVTVEAMNKAGGMALLWSQDTNILEVYKSAFTIEAKLEDPDTQVSWWFIGIYTSCDPMIRKEQWRVLSNRRNLWGTRYIIAGNFNDILSNDEKWGGVLRQERSFEDFRDFIDQNSLIDIGFEGQPWTWSNHWDNEGEVRQRLDRCLCNMDWFQAFGKARCQHIDTFASDHSMLLLDTDPGKERRKKRFYFDKRWLQREGIQQVIEKAWSKEEQGSRMFKVTRKVKNCRIELLKWRNTFQANSRQRITYLKKDFDRVKKSSFANRKDILAHIKDQLKAAYREEENFWCQKARISWLREGDKNTKFFHSYVKGRRVSNRIKTLQKENGSWTTNEEEVVAEISDFFKELFNSGRRGDMSEVLDGIPQSITQEMNERLTKDVEEEEIHEALFPMNSEKAPGQDGMTPLFFQRFWSTIKCDVIPAIKAFFSSGYMLKSVNHTVISLIPKILHPTSLKNYRPISLCSVLYKIISKILANRLKSILDKCISKTQSAFIPDRQILDNVMIAHEYMHYLKNKRQGNYGYMTIKLDMAKAYDRVEWHFLQAMMEKMGFCPVWIKWINSCLKTVTYSFNCNGEAKGFVTPGRGIRQGDPLSPYLFLICSEGLSSLLRKAEESNRIQGLKISRQGPELTHLFFADDSLIFRKADKQQVTEIMNILKIYEAASGQMINLDKSAVFFSRNMISDQREEVRQALGGMNEAKQGKYSGLPMVISRTKDQIFGFVRENIKRRLQNWKSKFLSSAGKEVMLKSVAMAMPTYVMSCFKLSRKLCKDISALMANFWWGETSGRNKMHWTSWERMARKRNEGGLGFKDLEAFNKAMLGKQIWRILTKPNLLVSKVLKAKYFPKESILHCNPPKSASWIWQGLMGARSLLDKGLIRRIGNGRNTRIWEHKWIPETISGMPSTVKPNNCDLERVDELICHNRWNKNTIFRVFNRNDAERILSIPLSLSGREDGYYWQPQAGGEYTVNSGYKIQMKNNRKARKSVSEVAGSSYIEGSQQVSQMWNTLWQLNIKHKIKLFIWKCIQGALPVREAVSRRTRIGDPICRTCGEAQETIEHLLLTCPHTMDIWKASPIHWEGAQEQQGEFRRWWLRISEARARPEGKEHIGLTANILWQIWKDRNKKEFESSTRSSPLRTVEKAHSE; this is encoded by the exons ATGGGAGGCCACCGGTACGGGCCCTGGTTGAGAGCTGGAAATACTAGGAGCTCACCCCAGAAACAAACTACCAGGAATGAAGGTTCGAGTGACAAAAGATATTGGAGATTCCAGGAAGGAGAATTGATTGAACAAGATAGAAGCAGGAGCCTTTTGAATCAAAGTCTGTTAGAATCTCTGCTGTCATCTGATAAGGAGGGCCATAGCTCGCAGAAAGGGAGGGAGGAAAGGGAGAAGGCGAAGGAAGAACAGGGGAGGGGAGCCTCACCTTCAGTTGAGGAAAACAAGGGAGGAACCGAAGATTGTAGTGAAGACATCATGAACCTAGAAACGAGAGGTCCTGGTCTCCCACTAGTGATCCAGTTTGAGGAAGAAAATCAGTCCCCTATGGCAGTGGAAGTGAGGGAGGAGGATAGAGAATTAGAGATGCAGAACCAAAATCAAGGACTAGTGGACAATGAGGAATCTGTAGGAGCGCTAGTGACCCACCAGGAATCAATGGTGACAGGAAAGGTACAGGAGGCTAAGGACAAACAAGCTAAGAGGATGTTCAGAAGACTGAAGTCCCCAACCAGTAGCAGGAGAGCTTTGAAAGAGTTAAATGAAAATGGAGCAA GTgtggggagccccttgacagttccccatCTGAGGGAGGTATATAACCTCTCCTCTCCAAACCTGGTTTTCTTGAGTGAGACGAAGAATAGGAAGCATGTGATAGACAGACTGACTAGAGTTTTAAGATGTAATGGTAATGTGACTGTTGAAGCTATGAACAAAGCAGGTGGTATGGCTCTGCTGTGGAGTCAGGATACAAACATTTTGGAGGTGTATAAATCTGCTTTCACGATAGAAGCTAAGTTAGAAGACCCTGACACTCAGGTTAGCTGGTGGTTTATTGGGATTTATACTAGCTGTGACCCTATGATCAGAAAAGAACAATGGAGGGTCCTAAGTAATAGGAGAAATCTGTGGGGAACTAGATACATAATTGCTGGGAACTTTAATGACATTCTGTCCAATGATGAGAAGTGGGGAGGAGTTCTAAGGCAGGAAAGAAGCTTCGAGGACTTTAGAGACTTCATAGATCAGAACAGCTTAATAGATATTGGGTTTGAGGGACAACCTTGGACGTGGAGCAACCATTGGGATAATGAAGGAGAGGTTAGACAAAGGTTGGACAGATGTTTGTGTAATATGGATTGGTTCCAAGCTTTTGGAAAGGCTAGATGTCAGCATATAGACACCTTTGCGTCTGACCATTCTATGCTTTTACTAGATACTGACCCGGggaaagagaggagaaagaagAGATTTTATTTTGATAAAAGATGGCTCCAAAGGGAGGGGATCCAACAGGTGATAGAAAAAGCTTGGAGTAAGGAAGAACAAGGATCTAGAATGTTCAAAGTCACTAGGAAGGttaaaaattgtagaattgaGCTTTTGAAGTGGAGGAATACTTTCCAAGCAAACTCTAGGCAAAGAATTACTTATCTGAAAAAGGATTTTGATAGAGTTAAGAAATCGAGTTTTGCCAATAGGAAAGATATCCTAGCTCACATAAAAGACCAATTGAAAGCAGCTTATAGGGAGGAAGAAAATTTCTGGTGTCAAAAAGCTAGGATCAGTTGGCTTAGGGAAGGTGATAAGAATACTAAGTTCTTCCACTCCTATGTAAAAGGCAGAAGAGTGAGTAACAGAATCAAAACCTTGCAGAAAGAGAATGGTTCATGGACGACAAATGAGGAGGAGGTTGTGGCTGAAATCTCAGATTTTTTTAAGGAGTTGTTTAACAGTGGGAGAAGGGGTGATATGTCAGAAGTTCTAGATGGTATTCCTCAATCCATAACCCAGGAAATGAATGAAAGACTGACTAAAGATGTGGAGGAGGAGGAAATTCATGAAGCACTTTTTCCTATGAACTCTGAAAAAGCCCCAGGACAAGATGGGATGACCCCTTTGTTCTTCCAAAGGTTCTGGAGTACCATCAAATGTGATGTTATCCCTGCAATCAAAGCCTTCTTTTCATCCGGATACATGCTTAAATCAGTAAATCATACTGTCATATCCCTGATCCCTAAAATCCTGCACCCAACCAGTTTGAAGAACTATAGGCCTATCAGTCTTTGTAGTGTACTCTACAAAATCATTTCTAAAATCCTTGCTAATCGACTGAAATCTATCCTGGATAAATGCATAAGCAAAACTCAATCTGCCTTCATCCCAGATAGACAGATCCTTGACAATGTGATGATTGCACATGAATATATGCattacctcaaaaacaaaagacaagGAAACTATGGATACATGACAATCAAATTAGACATGGCAAAAGCATATGATAGGGTAGAGTGGCACTTTTTGCAGGCTATGATGGAAAAGATGGGTTTCTGTCCGGTATGGATCAAATGGATCAATAGCTGTTTGAAGACTGTAACTTACTCCTTCAATTGCAATGGAGAAGCCAAAGGTTTTGTGACTCCAGGGAGAGGCATACGACAGGGAGACCCTCTGTCCCCTTATTTATTCTTGATCTGCTCTGAAGGACTATCAAGTTTGCTGAGGAAGGCTGAAGAGAGTAATAGAATTCAGGGACTGAAAATCAGCAGGCAAGGACCTGAACTTACCCATCTTTTCTTTGCTGATGACTCCCTCATCTTTCGCAAAGCTGATAAGCAGCAAGTTACTGAGATCATGAATATTCTTAAAATCTATGAAGCTGCCTCAGGTCAAATGATCAATCTAGACAAATCTGCCGTATTTTTCAGCAGAAACATGATCAGTGATCAAAGGGAGGAAGTACGCCAAGCATTAGGAGGGATGAATGAGGCAAAGCAAGGAAAATATTCAGGCCTCCCAATGGTGATTTCAAGAACCAAAGACCAGATATTTGGCTTTGTTCGAGAAAACATCAAAAGAAGacttcaaaactggaaaagcAAGTTCCTCAGCTCAGCAGGGAAAGAGGTAATGCTAAAGTCAGTAGCTATGGCCATGCCAACGTATGTCATGTCATGTTTCAAGCTATCAAGGAAACTTTGCAAAGATATCAGTGCTCTGATGGCCAACTTCTGGTGGGGAGAAACAAGTGGTAGGAATAAAATGCACTGGACTTCTTGGGAAAGAATGGCACGAAAGAGGAATGAGGGAGGACTTGGTTTCAAGGACCTTGAGGCTTTCAATAAAGCAATGTTAGGGAAGCAGATATGGAGAATCCTCACCAAGCCAAACCTTCTTGTGAGCAAGGTGCTAAAAGCTAAATATTTCCCTAAGGAATCCATACTTCATTGCAATCCCCCCAAAAGTGCCTCCTGGATTTGGCAAGGCTTAATGGGAGCAAGAAGTCTGCTGGATAAGGGACTGATTAGGCGAATTGGCAATGGAAGGAATACACGAATCTGGGAGCATAAATGGATACCAGAGACAATCTCAGGAATGCCAAGTACAGTTAAACCAAACAATTGTGATTTGGAAAGAGTGGATGAGCTCATTTGCCACAACAGATGGAACAAGAACACCATATTTAGAGTCTTCAACAGAAATGATGCTGAGAGGATCCTAAGTATCCCCCTAAGTCTGTCAGGGAGGGAAGACGGCTATTACTGGCAACCACAGGCAGGTGGGGAGTACACGGTCAATTCAGGTTACAAAATCCAAATGAAGAACAACAGGAAAGCAAGGAAGAGTGTTTCAGAGGTAGCTGGTTCGAGTTATATAGAGGGGAGCCAGCAAGTGTCACAGATGTGGAACACACTCTGGCAGCTCAACATCAAGCACAAAATCAAGCTCTTCATTTGGAAATGTATACAAGGAGCTTTACCAGTGAGAGAAGCCGTGAGTAGAAGAACAAGAATAGGAGATCCAATATGCAGAACCTGTGGAGAGGCGCAGGAAACAATTGAACATCTATTGCTAACATGCCCCCACACGATGGACATTTGGAAGGCATCACCTATTCACTGGGAGGGGGCTCAGGAACAGCAGGGTGAATTCAGAAGATGGTGGCTTAGAATCTCAGAAGCAAGGGCAAGACCAGAAGGGAAGGAACATATTGGCTTGACGGCGAATATCTTGTGGCAAATATGGAAAGATAGGAATAAGAAGGAGTTTGAGAGCTCAACTAGATCATCACCACTGAGAACAGTAGAAAAAGCACATAGTGAGTAG